A stretch of the Nicotiana tabacum cultivar K326 chromosome 6, ASM71507v2, whole genome shotgun sequence genome encodes the following:
- the LOC107778652 gene encoding uncharacterized protein LOC107778652: MKSSGKLGQWSLIAVALAICLAASTVVADYSYGYASPLPSYNSKKHYKSPSLPKYPVLTPYYKSHAPSKNYYISPAPAKYYKFPTLAKYYKSPIPTKYYKSPAPTKYYKSPAPTKYYKSPAPAKYYKSPVPTKYYKSPAPAKYYKSPAPAKYNKSPVPAKYYKSPAPAKYYKSPSPVKYYKSSSPAKYYKSPSPTKYYKSHAPSKYYKSPSPIKYYKSPVYYKSPPPPAYYEKSPSYYKSPPPPPKYYEQSSYYKSPPPPPKYYEQSPSSYKSPPPPYYKESTPSYKSPPPPTKYYEQLLTYFSPPPPATYEKSPSYYSPPPPTNYYKQTPTYASPPPPEKYEQSATYASPPPPSASPPPTYY; this comes from the coding sequence ATGAAAAGCTCAGGAAAGCTGGGGCAATGGTCTCTCATTGCAGTTGCTTTGGCAATTTGCTTAGCAGCTAGCACCGTTGTTGCTGATTACTCTTATGGTTATGCTTCTCCTTTACCTTCTTACAACTCTAAGAAGCATTACAAATCTCCATCTCTACCCAAGTACCCAGTACTTACTCCTTACTATAAGTCGCATGCTCCTTCAAAGAACTACTACATATCACCGGCTCCCGCAAAATACTACAAATTTCCAACCCTCGCAAAATACTACAAGTCACCGATTCccacaaaatactacaagtcACCGGCTCCTACAAAATACTACAAGTCGCCGGCtcccacaaaatactacaaatcTCCAGCTCCCGCAAAATATTACAAGTCGCCTGTTCCCACAAAATACTATAAGTCGCCAGCTCCCGCAAAATACTACAAATCTCCAGCTCCCGCAAAGTACAACAAGTCGCCTGTTCCGGCAAAATACTACAAGTCGCCAGCCCCCGCAAAATATTACAAGTCGCCATCGCCTGTAAAATATTACAAATCGTCATCGCCTGCAAAATATTACAAGTCACCATCCCCAACAAAATATTACAAATCGCATGCTCCCTCTAAATACTATAAGTCACCTTCACCAATAAAATATTACAAGTCCCCTGTTTACTATAAGTCTCCACCACCACCAGCTTATTATGAGAAATCACCTTCGTACTACAAGTCACCTCCACCTCCTCCAAAATACTATGAGCAGTCATCTTATTACAAGTCACCTCCACCCCCACCAAAATACTATGAGCAATCACCATCTTCTTACAAATCTCCACCTCCACCATACTATAAAGAATCTACGCCTTCCTATAAATCTCCTCCACCTCCAACAAAATACTACGAGCAATTGCTTACTTACTTTTCACCACCTCCACCAGCAACCTATGAAAAATCACCATCTTATTATTCACCTCCACCACCAACGAACTATTACAAGCAAACTCCCACATATGCATCACCTCCACCACCTGAGAAGTATGAGCAATCCGCCACCTATGCTTCACCTCCACCCCCATCAGCATCTCCTCCACCAACCTACTACTAA
- the LOC107778648 gene encoding serine/threonine-protein kinase Nek6-like: METQNGSKSKIDDYEVIEQIGRGAFGAAFLVLHITEQKKYVLKKIPLAKQSERFKRTAHQEMNLIAKLSHPYIVEYKDAWVDKGNSICIVTNYCEGGDMAKIIRKSRGTLFPEEKLCKWLTQLLLAVDYLHSNRVLHRDVKLSNIFLTKDNDIRLGDFGLAKLLDGEGGLASSVVGTPNYMCPELLADIPYGYKSDIWSLGCCMFEIAAHQAPFRAPDMTGLINKINRGTLSPLPIIYSSNLKQIIKSMLRKSPEHRPTTAELLRHQHLQQYLLRCRNPSSAFLPVKSPNSPKEKTKQSPGKSGSPRFIRDRPLRLKEKVPVFNFDESDKSLRLKEKVPVIYFDESDNIRPRNLSDNYDTFKSKLETKRVDPTSYSTKIFVNGADSKCWDTSEAAIYNGDGQSDSLLQEGSTNMPESSRFMANTEQVSVEHAQQFEEGDGESDKTKDLEVLSTPSGSGEADLNELDCISEKPSRMISSSGSSTEKTRSFDEESTSSTTQPAKSDTDAELRCHASETENVGEFKEVDVDCNASERNGSTPLKDDIEKKGNMVEDAKQTDKDALQALDDRVSLLKALAALAEHKNNWETPTQQRAEALESLLEVCARLLKQEKIDELAGVLKPFGDDTISSRETAIWLTKSLMSAQKLAKGS, translated from the exons ATGAATCTGATAGCTAAGCTAAGCCATCCATATATCGTGGAGTACAAGGATGCTTGGGTCGACAAG GGGAACTCTATATGCATCGTTACCAACTATTGTGAAGGTGGAGATAT GGCAAAGATCATCAGGAAGTCAAGAGGCACACTCTTCCCAGAAGAG AAACTCTGCAAATGGCTGACTCAGCTATTACTGGCAGTGGATTATCTGCATTCCAACCGTGTTCTACACAGAGACGTGAAG TTGTCTAACATTTTTCTCACAAAGGACAATGACATCCGGCTAG GTGATTTTGGATTAGCAAAACTTTTAGATGGAGAAGGCGGTCTTGCTTCCTCG GTTGTCGGTACTCCAAACTACATGTGCCCTGAGCTCCTTGCTGATATACCATATGGATACAAATCTGACATATGGTCTCTTG GATGCTGCATGTTTGAGATTGCCGCACACCAAGCACCATTTAGAGCTCCA GACATGACTGGACTTATCAATAAAATAAACAGGGGTACTTTATCGCCACTTCCAATTATATACTCCTCCAACTT GAAACAGATTATTAAAAGCATGCTAAGGAAAAGCCCTGAACACAGACCAACA ACTGCAGAGTTATTAAGGCATCAACATTTGCAACAATACCTCCTTCGCTGCCGCAACCCTTCATCTGCTTTTCTTCCAGTGAAGTCCCCAAACAGCCCAAAGGAAAAAACAAAGCAATCACCTGGAAAATCTGGCAGTCCTAGATTCATAAGAGACAGACCTCTAAGGCTAAAAGAGAAGGTTCCTGTTTTTAACTTTGATGAAAGTGACAAATCTCTAAGGCTAAAAGAGAAGGTCCCCGTTATTTACTTTGATGAAAGTGACAACATTCGGCCACGAAATTTATCAGACAACTATGACACTTTTAAAAGCAAACTCGAGACTAAGAGAGTTGATCCCACTAGCTACTCAACAAAGATCTTTGTAAATGGTGCGGATTCTAAATGTTGGGACACTAGTGAGGCAGCTATTTACAACGGAGACGGTCAATCCGACTCTCTATTGCAAGAAGGAAGTACAAATATGCCAGAATCTTCAAGATTCATGGCAAACACTGAGCAAGTTTCTGTTGAGCATGCTCAACAATTTGAAGAAGGTGACGGGGAGAGTGACAAAACAAAAGACCTTGAGGTGTTGAGCACTCCAAGTGGCAGTGGAGAAGCTGACTTGAATGAACTAGATTGCATCTCCGAAAAGCCTAGCAGAATGATTTCGTCTAGTGGAAGCTCCACTGAGAAAACACGGTCCTTTGACGAAGAGAGCACTTCATCGACTACGCAACCTGCAAAATCTGATACTGATGCTGAACTAAGGTGTCATGCATCTGAAACTGAAAACGTTGGCGAGTTCAAAGAAGTTGATGTTGACTGCAATGCTTCTGAAAGAAATGGTTCAACCCCACTTAAAGATGAcatagaaaagaaaggaaatatgGTTGAAGATGCTAAACAGACTGATAAAGATGCTCTTCAAGCACTAGATGATAGGGTTTCACTGCTTAAGGCACTAGCTGCATTAGCTGAGCACAAAAATAACTGGGAAACTCCGACTCAACAAAGAGCTGAAGCTCTGGAATCCCTTTTAGAGGTTTGTGCACGACTACTTAAGCAAGAAAAAATTGATGAGCTCGCTGGTGTGTTGAAACCATTTGGCGACGATACAATTTCATCTAGAGAGACGGCAATATGGTTGACTAAAAGCCTCATGAGTGCACAAAAATTGGCCAAGGGATCGTGA